The DNA segment CATTCATGTATGCACAATGGGACGCGAGTACACAAACATGTTCAGCTCGTCGTTGAGTTTGGTGCTCTTTTACCCGTTAAAATAAGATGAAAACTGCATAAATTCCCCCGGAAAGAGCAAACAAGAAAAGTATCACAAGAGCACGACCTCCAACCATCTGTGCAGGTCTACGGCATGACACTAGTTAGCAATATTTCTCTATTTTTACAATAAATGTTCGAGCTTTTCGAATAAGCTGGTGTACTAGCCGGCTCCTTTAGGTGTCGCGCAAGGAATTGTTTGCGTGATCTGCGCTATCCTTCCTTGATTATTGATACCAATTCTGGTTTTATTGTAAAGCTTTCTGCCCGGTCAACATATTTTCCCTTATTAATTGTTCACACTGTAATTCACCTATTGCCTTCGTGGACTAACTTCGGTTACATACCAACGCAGATGGTAATTATTTTCAGTTACATACTAACGTTTATCGCAAACGTTGATGCAAGATGTATTAATATCTGTAGAGCTTAGTTTCAAAGTGGTTATATTGGAATAACCTTCTTCAAATTGCCTACCTTCAAAGGCTGTCGTAGATGGCGCATAAGTGCTATGTTACTTTTTCGCAACAGGCTTACAAAACCCTTTGTCATGATGCCGGCGTAGTGTCGGTAAGACGCTGAAGATTAGCCCGAAGACAACAGCACTTACGGACTTAGTAAGCAAATGGTCATATTTTCCTTAGTGCATTGTAAATTTTCTGTAGACGTATTCGCGCGTCTCTTCTCCACATAAGAACATCATCTAGCCACAAGACCGTCACGTTTACTTTTCATAACGAGCTTGTAAGATTCTTCTcttagatttctttttctttcccaaaCACGGCATATTAATTGAGATTGTCAATTGTGGCCTCGGTGACAGTTTTCTCATTCTCTACTGCGAGAGAGTACAACAGAAGACAACGAAGGCACAGCGCTACAAACAATGTGGACACTTCACGACGCTGCACTGCCGTATACCAGCGTTGAatttctacctccacaggtctggtctggtcccctcaccattatgctcattctgtggcgaagcggagacgatagaccatttcttgttgtcttgcaggcgtttttctattataagaaaatgacaactcgaaatcccgcttcgcaatATCAGCCCAAATTTATCAATGCCTGttatcctatcttttggagcctccattattgggctcagccacagaaatgtttgcttggcaatccaaaattacctcagTGAAACCAATCAATTTCCATGTTAGGCTGATCGTTCTTCCCCgccaccatagctttcttttgtttcttatctattaacatttttttattattttttctttttatacccggttttctactgattatttcttttttctccaaacacaaaacgtttacttttaaacccCAATGTTCAAATTGTCAACTGCCTTATTATTTTTTGCACCtgatttaaccacccgattcatggccaatcctccactgtgggtgtgtgccacggccactcaggacaacaacaacaacactgtGTAGTGCTGTGTGTTCATCCTCTTCTGTTCTTTTAGAAGCTCTGTTAGAAgtgccaactagcccaccagtccgTCCTTTTGAGCCTTTTCTATTCCATTCCACACTCAGTATGAAATTTAAATATTACATTTTGTCGAACATTTTGTCGAATATAAGTAATGTAATAGAAGTAATGAAAGTACGTAATAACTAATGAAAGCAAATAATGAGAGTAATGAAAGTAAGTAATAGAAGTAATAGAAGTAATGAAGGTACAGAGTCTTTCATTTGATTCTGATACAGGAGAACGGCGATTATTGTCCAGACAAACCACTTACCGAGCGAACACATGGTGATAACTTCTGCTCAGCAGTGTTTAGTCGTTGTGTTCCAAACTGTAAAACACATCTTCTTTCTTGTAATCTGCAGATTACAAAGACGAGAAGACTTGTTATTTCAATACAATCGGCTCTGCTTCCAAAGAGCCACTACGTCTCGGAAAAATACTAGGTCCTATGCGTTCTGTTTCCATGCAACGTCAAggtttaaaattcattttcataTTGCATGAAGACATCGGCTTAATTGGCAAGCCACTTTTGCGTCACCACGTACCTGTAACAAGCAACACAAAttctgctttattttctttccaaCTGGACGCGACCATGAATAATTCATGCAGAGTGCCCCAGTGATTGTTCTCCGGTTCGGCATATTTTTGCCTCTGAGTACCTCCTGCTCCTGATGACCAATCTCGAAGGCCAAGGTCCATGATGACCTCCTTGATTGCACGGACCTCCGAAACCACGTTCTACAGATAGCGTCATTCCCACCACGCTTGGTTCCTGATCCTACGGACTAGGTCTGCAAGGACGAGACCCGGGCCAGAGGTAGGGCACCAAGCTTCCGTCTGGAACAAGTTCCCAACATTGTTGTCTTGCTTGAGCCGGCTCGCTTCTGAAAGCTGGTCGGGCGGCGGGCACACGTCTTCCAGTATGGTAACCACGCTGAGTAGCTCACAAACAAACACGACAGCAGCAAGAAGTGAGCATGCGCACTCGAGCCAATGGCGTTTATTTGCCAGCAATCCGGCACCTGCGAAGAATAAAGATGTGACACGGTGTCAATAACATAACGGTTGTTCCTGGCGAACACATATGCAAGAACAACAGCGTCGATGTTTTTGTCGCTAATGCAAATTATGAGAAACGGCTGTTGCGATTACTGGTGCAGTTTATGTTGGACACTGCTCTGGTTGTTAGCATTATTAtggtacttcatgcactttctgagggctgtgcgtatgcgtgtgcgtgtgtgtgtgtgtgtgtgtgtgtgtgtgtgtgtgtgtgtgtgtgtttgtgtgtgtgtgtgtgtgtgtgtgtgtgtgtgtgtgtgtgtgtgtgtgtgtgtgtgtgtgtgtgtgtgtgtgtcctgtttTCCGCCGGTCATGGGAAGACCATGGTCGAATGGGCAGcacgcatcgggctgctgtgctaagGGAGCTGCTGTTCTACGGTAGGTACCGCTGATCGAAGCAACACTTTGATGACGACTTGGAGGCCTTGGTATGTGCCATTTCACTTGTGCtggtcttcaacgaacctctttgacaccAATCTGGGTTACTGGGTTTGTCacagtaggtgtgtgccactcttcgaTGAACGTTTCTGACGCCAATTTGGGTAactaagtatgtgccactgagaatGAACGAATGCGTGGTCACGAGCAACCACGTAGACCTGTAACGTCTCCGGCTCTCGCGAGAGAGGAATAACCATGTTTATTCCACATTAGAAAGCGCCGAGGGCGCTGCAATGGAAAGGGATGGGATATAATTGCACAAAGGAATGGTTAGGCAGCCTCCGTTTTATTACCGACCGTCCTGGAGGCGGCTAAGTGGGGGCCGCATGACTGTTGTGGCTGTCGCAGAGCCGATCGCCGACTGGTGGTGCTGCCGGGTCTTGGAGGAACAAGAACAATGCTTGCCAGAGCTCGGTGGCATGGTCCGGAGGAGTCGGGTGCGGGTAGGCCCAAGTCCGGAGACaagaaggccagggtccccgctttatggtggccagggcacgaagcctAGGTGGGATGTAGAGGGGCACTCCCAGCACAGGTGGTTGAGATCAGCACGACATTTGCACGTGGAACAGAATCCAGTTACGGAAGGTGGTTCGGCACCCAAGTGGAAACGGTTCAGCAAGAgaggagtaaggagggtgccTGTCTGAATTCTCCAaagcaagactgactctcgccgtgtgaataACTTCGAGAGAAGCGACGGTATAAagagtggattgcccactgctgTGAGGTAGGCGGCACATCGTTGTTTCGTCGCATTCTTGTCTGCCATCGGATCTACTATCTCAGGTGTGGTAGCTAGGAGAGAATAAGGGGTATCAGAGGCTCTGGCTAGCGCGGTGGAGAGAAGAGCGCGCGCCAGTCTATGAGCCTTCTCGTTTCCTGGGACAACGTAGTGCGCAGGGACCCAGTAGacggtaacatcgtgaccgcattcgCGGAGCAGGCGTGCATGGTGCCGGATCTTCTGCAGTACGGAATCTGTGTAAAGAATATTAGCGCATGCCCGATGGGCAGCCTCGGAGTCTGTGTACACACGATGGTGAACAGGGTGAGTTTCAGACGAAGTTGCGAGGGCCCACTCCATATAATCTAGGATGGCCACTAGTTCTGCGCGGGTGCTGTACATTGCTTCTGCTGATATATGATGGCGTCGGCtctgattttcatttgtctgGTCGTACCACGCAGTGGCATGAGAAGTGCTACTAGCGCTGTCTGCAGGAAGTGCAGCGGGAGTGAACTCGTATGTTTAGCATGCGTCTTGGCATATGCAACACGAGAATGTGTTGCTTTAATATAACGAAAAGAATCCctccagctcttttttttttgcgcttggtTTTTCACATGGCTTAACGTAATAATGGAgctaaatataagcatgcaggcccGTTTCGTGAAGTTACTGCAACAATGACTTGTAAAATGTGTTATCCATAGTCGATTTTTCATAGTCTTCACTTTGACTACTGTTCAATTTTACACTTTTAAGCAAACTTTTGCGAATTGTCTTTGTCCCTTCGATGCTAACTGGAACCAAGCCCCCGTCACAATGGTTACTCAAGGGTAGTAATTTCACGCATTAGCAGCCTGCCCCACAAGTGAACTTGGAATGGGCcgctttcaatgaacgcgttTCACGGCACTGTTCGAGCAAGTAGTGCCATGAATGCACAGGGTACGCGCCTCTCTGCAATGAACAtctcaccaacttgggtcacttagtatgtgccactgagtgtgcgcaAGCGAGATAACACTTCTCAACGTTCGCAGGCATCGGGGCGCCAGGCTTCTGGTCTCGGAGGCCAGGCACCGACTTCTCGGAAAAGCTACTAGATGGCGCCGGGTGTAAAATAAAAATatgcgagagaggagcccagtcGCCGCATGACGCCCTTTTCAGCATTCGCAACCGGCGCCCCatgaatttcggaggccacgcgcaggcttcgcggcggcggtgcTAGGTGGCGCCGTGTGTTTATAGGGAAGTGTGAAGGAGGATTCGCACTTCCGCACACGCCTTATACATAACGACTTTAGACGGTGGCAATAGGTTGTGTCGCTGTTTTGATtaaatgctaaacgcattaccgccgtcagtcattgtgagatgggttccaCCGCTTCCTTGTTGTGTGTTCTCGTCGAATTATGAATAATGTTGCGGGACGAACGTGTTGTTCCTAGCTGTTCTGGAGTTCACAATCAAACAGGCTCGATTGCACGATAGACGATGATCCTCAATTTAAGCGAAAAGCTCGACGTTTCTATAAAGCTATAACCTTCATGATGGAAGGAGGCGTTGCGTATATTTGTTTCAGTGAGAATATTTACGTAGCGTTAATTTTTTCATTGCCTAATTTTGTAGAGAGCTGGTCCGCTAACCAGCGTATGTGTAGCGGTAGTATAGCTGGCTATACATTTAAGCTGATTCGTCATACGTGGGTTGTCTCAAGTGGCGCGAGCGCCTGCTTGGAAGCCGACTGTCGCCTTGCTTTCCCCCACCGGAGCCCTCTCTGGCAGCTGCTACAGGAGGGGGGGGTGGCGGGAGAAAAGGTCCTTCTGAATCGAGTGCTCCAGCACACCA comes from the Dermacentor variabilis isolate Ectoservices chromosome 2, ASM5094787v1, whole genome shotgun sequence genome and includes:
- the LOC142571005 gene encoding uncharacterized protein LOC142571005; amino-acid sequence: MQQTRMPHGSEDASHQVDQPDGKRRPSGAGLLANKRHWLECACSLLAAVVFVCELLSVVTILEDVCPPPDQLSEASRLKQDNNVGNLFQTEAWCPTSGPGLVLADLVRRIRNQAWWE